Proteins co-encoded in one Candidatus Limnocylindrales bacterium genomic window:
- a CDS encoding SDR family oxidoreductase yields MATDSFGLKGRTAIITGAGGGLGRAHALLFAKHGANVVVNDLGGKHDGTGKGSEMADKTVADIKAAGGNAVANYDSVSTEEGANGIIQTALDAFGKVDILVNNAGILRDKSFVNMTDADWDLVFAVHVKGAYYCSKAAWPHMREQKYGRVILTSSASGLYGNFGQTNYSAAKMALVGLGQTLALEGEKYNIRTNVICPVAASRMTESLMPPNILEKLKPECVSPLVVYLCSENIDVNGEVYEVGAGAISRIEWLRSKGLAMNPDEISVESVAAAWQQINDMTDAKILRSIGESTQATLMHCLA; encoded by the coding sequence ATGGCTACTGATTCTTTCGGCCTGAAGGGCCGCACCGCCATCATCACGGGCGCCGGCGGCGGGCTCGGCCGCGCGCACGCCCTTCTGTTCGCCAAGCACGGCGCCAACGTCGTCGTCAACGATCTCGGCGGCAAGCACGACGGCACCGGCAAGGGCTCGGAGATGGCCGACAAGACCGTCGCCGACATCAAGGCCGCCGGCGGCAACGCCGTCGCCAACTACGACTCGGTCTCCACCGAAGAAGGTGCCAACGGCATCATCCAGACCGCGCTCGACGCCTTCGGAAAGGTCGACATCCTGGTCAACAACGCGGGCATCCTGCGCGACAAGTCGTTCGTCAACATGACCGATGCCGATTGGGATCTGGTCTTCGCGGTGCACGTCAAGGGCGCCTACTACTGCAGCAAGGCCGCGTGGCCGCACATGCGCGAGCAGAAGTACGGCCGCGTCATCCTGACCTCCTCGGCCTCCGGGCTCTACGGCAACTTCGGACAGACCAACTACTCGGCCGCCAAGATGGCGCTGGTCGGCCTCGGACAGACGCTGGCGCTCGAAGGCGAGAAGTACAACATCCGGACCAACGTCATCTGTCCGGTGGCGGCCAGCCGCATGACCGAGTCGCTGATGCCGCCGAACATCCTGGAGAAGCTCAAGCCCGAGTGCGTCTCGCCGCTGGTCGTCTACCTGTGCTCGGAGAACATCGACGTCAACGGCGAGGTCTACGAGGTCGGCGCCGGCGCCATCTCGCGCATCGAGTGGCTGCGCAGCAAGGGACTGGCGATGAATCCGGACGAGATCAGCGTCGAATCCGTCGCCGCCGCGTGGCAGCAGATCAACGACATGACCGATGCGAAGATCCTGCGCTCCATCGGTGAGTCCACGCAGGCTACGTTGATGCACTGCCTGGCGTAA
- a CDS encoding TIGR03560 family F420-dependent LLM class oxidoreductase: protein MSTRHPFRIGIQTGQQNYTWSQLSELWQKFDRWGYDSLWNFDHFYPIFTDPTGPCLEGWTTLTALSQVAPTARIGHLVNGNSYRNPCLLAKMAVSLDHISNGRLNLGIGAGWFEHEHRSLGFEFKPVRERLEALDEACRIIKGMMRGDSVTLEGKHYTVRDAMAVPGPVQAGGPPIMIGGAGRNVLLRIVAQWADMWNYFGSPADMADLVGVIRRHADKIGRDSDEIEKTVAMPLCYSVDADRQATVCQMLAHTYQMSPEQARGRIMIGSRDECLERIDEYRKIGISHFIFMQFGPVFEDEVQAFAEEVAPAARAA from the coding sequence ATGAGCACCAGGCACCCCTTCCGCATCGGCATCCAGACGGGCCAGCAGAACTACACGTGGTCGCAGCTCTCCGAGCTGTGGCAGAAGTTCGACCGCTGGGGATACGACTCGCTCTGGAACTTCGACCACTTCTATCCGATCTTCACGGATCCGACCGGGCCTTGCCTGGAAGGATGGACCACGCTGACGGCGCTGTCGCAGGTCGCGCCCACGGCGCGCATCGGCCATCTCGTCAACGGCAACAGCTACCGCAATCCATGCCTGCTGGCGAAGATGGCGGTCTCGCTCGACCACATCAGCAACGGCCGCCTGAACCTCGGCATCGGCGCCGGCTGGTTCGAGCACGAGCACCGCAGCCTCGGCTTCGAGTTCAAGCCGGTGCGGGAGCGGCTCGAGGCGCTCGACGAGGCCTGCCGCATCATCAAGGGGATGATGCGCGGCGACAGCGTCACGCTCGAGGGCAAGCACTACACGGTGCGTGATGCGATGGCGGTGCCGGGGCCGGTCCAGGCCGGCGGGCCGCCCATCATGATCGGCGGCGCCGGGCGCAACGTGCTCCTGCGCATCGTGGCCCAGTGGGCGGACATGTGGAACTACTTCGGCTCGCCCGCCGACATGGCCGATCTGGTCGGCGTCATCCGGCGCCATGCGGACAAAATTGGACGCGACAGCGACGAGATCGAGAAGACGGTGGCGATGCCGCTGTGCTATTCGGTCGACGCCGACCGGCAGGCCACGGTCTGTCAGATGCTCGCGCACACTTATCAGATGAGCCCGGAACAGGCGCGAGGCCGCATCATGATCGGCTCGCGCGACGAGTGCCTCGAGCGCATCGACGAGTACCGCAAGATCGGCATCAGCCACTTCATCTTCATGCAGTTCGGCCCCGTCTTCGAAGACGAGGTGCAGGCCTTCGCCGAAGAAGTCGCGCCGGCGGCGCGTGCAGCCTGA
- a CDS encoding DUF5715 family protein: MRPVKLFMAAAAGAAILGADMTAHAQQGRAMLASRTSKPEVFSSAAPRQNESKKDHLARIFTRSLVEELWMEDYADIDRACERGWLVDVPDDPIGLGVSIRKSGNSPVGEKERDPVKRHKLYRLAKPAAGLLYRIAARLREIEGDAFTPLQVTSLVRPWSYQKRLMASNANANTIKAGVPPTHVFGLAFDIPRGDMPAARERRLQAYLDDLAEDGKIVYFKEGRAQATYHVIAMPAAHGEFEADYHQLSARAGSMATGSAMTCAGSSNVELLQDEIWW; this comes from the coding sequence ATGAGACCGGTGAAGCTCTTCATGGCGGCTGCCGCGGGTGCAGCAATCCTGGGTGCAGACATGACTGCACACGCGCAGCAGGGCCGCGCCATGCTGGCCAGCCGGACCTCCAAGCCTGAGGTCTTCTCCTCGGCCGCTCCCCGGCAGAACGAATCCAAGAAGGACCATCTGGCGCGCATCTTTACCCGCAGCCTCGTCGAGGAGCTGTGGATGGAAGACTACGCCGACATCGATCGCGCCTGCGAGCGCGGCTGGCTCGTGGATGTGCCCGACGATCCGATCGGGCTCGGAGTCTCGATCCGCAAGAGCGGCAATTCGCCCGTCGGTGAAAAGGAGCGCGACCCCGTCAAGCGCCACAAGCTCTACCGTCTGGCAAAGCCGGCAGCCGGCCTTCTCTACCGGATCGCCGCGCGGCTGCGCGAGATCGAAGGCGACGCGTTCACGCCGCTGCAGGTGACGAGCCTGGTGCGGCCGTGGTCGTACCAGAAGCGGTTGATGGCCAGCAACGCCAACGCCAACACGATCAAGGCCGGCGTCCCGCCCACGCACGTGTTTGGGCTGGCCTTCGACATTCCGCGTGGAGACATGCCGGCCGCGCGCGAGCGGCGGCTGCAGGCGTACCTGGACGACCTGGCCGAGGACGGCAAGATCGTCTACTTCAAGGAGGGCCGCGCTCAGGCCACCTACCACGTCATCGCGATGCCGGCGGCGCACGGCGAGTTCGAAGCCGACTACCACCAGCTGTCGGCGCGCGCGGGATCGATGGCTACGGGTTCGGCGATGACCTGCGCGGGCAGCTCGAATGTCGAGCTCCTGCAGGACGAGATCTGGTGGTGA
- a CDS encoding outer membrane beta-barrel protein — translation MYIGRVLALSLAALLLTAQGATAQDDDLGELTTRKPVKKQQTAAEELADQSRTGVYIGVGGTFAIENFGDLTSGGDFENGWGFNFRLGRRMHKFAALELEVEKFAGFDGNAAEVDGWMIGLNGRGYFLPGRFQPYVLLGAGYADYEFTDNTLPNPPHETHDGFGMRFGGGIDVYATQTVVVTTDIAYILGVGDINEFDVIALSFGIAYRP, via the coding sequence ATGTATATCGGACGAGTTCTTGCACTCTCGTTGGCGGCGCTCCTGCTCACGGCTCAGGGAGCGACGGCCCAGGACGACGACCTCGGCGAGCTGACCACCAGGAAGCCGGTCAAGAAGCAGCAGACGGCCGCCGAGGAGCTGGCGGATCAGAGCCGCACGGGCGTCTACATCGGCGTGGGCGGCACCTTCGCGATCGAGAATTTCGGCGATCTGACCAGCGGCGGCGACTTCGAGAACGGCTGGGGCTTCAACTTCCGGCTGGGCCGCCGCATGCACAAGTTTGCGGCGCTCGAGCTCGAGGTCGAGAAGTTCGCCGGATTCGACGGTAACGCTGCCGAGGTCGATGGCTGGATGATCGGGCTCAACGGCCGCGGCTACTTCCTGCCCGGCCGCTTCCAGCCCTACGTCCTGCTGGGCGCCGGTTACGCGGATTACGAATTCACGGACAACACGCTGCCCAATCCGCCGCACGAGACGCACGACGGGTTCGGCATGCGCTTCGGAGGCGGCATCGACGTCTACGCCACCCAGACCGTCGTCGTTACCACCGACATCGCCTATATTCTCGGCGTCGGCGACATCAATGAGTTCGACGTCATCGCGCTGAGCTTCGGCATCGCCTACCGGCCCTGA
- a CDS encoding outer membrane beta-barrel protein: MRLKTRYVSALCTLALVGTSTMAFAGAYGEDETAVETPAAPSAPPATVTQTAAPTEIQYGMGPYVGIGYALGLDSFSPGDFIQDERASNGYNVRGGYRFLKWMAVEALWENYVEWDFDPFGHFEAWTATVNGKFIYGTHAVQPYLAVGGGLMRGQRSYRDEKGKSVDPNANRSTDRDLDFLLRGGIGADLYLTEWLAINLEAAYNLPFGELEDYDFVGMTGGLGFHF; this comes from the coding sequence ATGAGGTTGAAGACCAGGTACGTCTCCGCGCTTTGCACCTTGGCGCTGGTTGGCACGAGCACGATGGCCTTCGCAGGCGCATACGGCGAGGACGAGACGGCCGTCGAAACGCCCGCTGCTCCTTCGGCTCCGCCAGCCACCGTCACCCAGACCGCGGCGCCCACGGAAATCCAGTACGGCATGGGCCCCTACGTCGGCATCGGTTATGCACTCGGCCTCGACAGCTTCTCCCCGGGCGACTTCATCCAGGACGAGAGGGCCAGCAACGGCTACAACGTCCGCGGCGGCTATCGCTTCCTCAAATGGATGGCGGTCGAGGCGCTGTGGGAGAATTACGTGGAATGGGACTTCGATCCCTTCGGCCATTTCGAAGCGTGGACAGCGACGGTCAATGGCAAGTTCATCTATGGAACGCACGCCGTGCAACCCTATCTTGCCGTCGGCGGCGGTCTGATGCGCGGCCAGCGCTCCTATCGCGACGAGAAGGGAAAGTCGGTCGACCCCAACGCCAACCGCTCCACCGATCGGGACCTGGACTTCCTCCTGCGTGGCGGAATCGGCGCAGACCTCTACCTGACGGAATGGCTCGCCATCAATCTGGAGGCCGCCTACAACTTGCCGTTCGGTGAGCTGGAGGATTACGATTTCGTCGGAATGACGGGAGGTCTCGGCTTCCACTTCTGA
- a CDS encoding porin family protein: protein MKRFAAGLTALCIAGWAAAASAQTDEGRSGPYIGAGATFAIENFDNKAGGGFDNSWGYDIKAGYRFNPFFALEAEWQHFTGFDGAGDPDLWMIGANAKGFILPGPVQPYVLAGLGYAGSDEPNGANSNSETAFGARFGAGIDFYASRNFVIYAEAGYVLPFGELDHFGAIPITLGLQWRFF, encoded by the coding sequence GTGAAACGATTTGCAGCAGGGCTCACAGCTTTGTGCATCGCGGGTTGGGCAGCGGCGGCGTCGGCACAGACCGACGAAGGACGGTCGGGACCGTACATCGGCGCGGGCGCAACGTTCGCCATTGAAAACTTCGACAACAAGGCCGGCGGCGGCTTCGACAACAGCTGGGGCTACGACATCAAAGCGGGCTATCGCTTCAATCCCTTCTTTGCGCTGGAGGCGGAGTGGCAACATTTCACCGGTTTCGACGGCGCGGGTGACCCCGATCTGTGGATGATCGGCGCCAACGCCAAAGGCTTCATTCTCCCCGGACCGGTGCAGCCGTATGTTCTCGCCGGTCTCGGCTACGCCGGCAGCGACGAGCCCAACGGCGCCAATTCCAACAGCGAAACCGCGTTCGGTGCGCGCTTCGGCGCCGGCATCGACTTCTACGCTTCGCGCAACTTCGTGATCTACGCCGAAGCGGGGTACGTGCTCCCGTTCGGTGAGCTCGACCACTTCGGAGCCATACCTATCACGCTCGGCCTGCAGTGGCGCTTCTTCTAG
- a CDS encoding TetR/AcrR family transcriptional regulator, giving the protein MPKSPTPARASRAGSGARSPRPRNREQTIKDILDAAEALLDSKGPDGFGLAELGREAGISFGLIHHYFGGKEGLLRAVLQRTLREMGREIRRIQDAGHFWDPDAPAVRVVFDTFARKPGLARLLAWGLLTGLLTVEECSHEPDRAALDAMIDKFREGMPGATRTDAAATTTLLMSAVLGFNLLRPFLAQTSGWTAKTDTVLRDQLVRAMGALARPRGPSSS; this is encoded by the coding sequence GTGCCGAAGAGTCCGACACCGGCAAGGGCTTCGCGCGCGGGCAGCGGTGCGCGAAGCCCCCGGCCACGCAACCGCGAGCAGACCATCAAGGACATCCTCGATGCCGCCGAGGCCCTCCTCGACAGCAAGGGCCCCGACGGCTTCGGCCTGGCCGAGCTCGGGCGCGAGGCCGGCATCTCCTTCGGCCTGATCCATCACTACTTCGGCGGCAAGGAAGGCCTGCTGCGTGCCGTGCTGCAGCGCACGCTGCGCGAAATGGGCCGCGAGATCCGCCGCATCCAGGACGCCGGTCACTTCTGGGACCCCGACGCTCCGGCCGTGCGCGTGGTCTTCGATACCTTCGCTCGAAAGCCGGGGCTGGCTCGCCTTCTGGCATGGGGCCTTCTGACGGGGCTGCTGACGGTCGAAGAGTGCTCGCACGAGCCCGACCGGGCGGCGCTCGACGCGATGATCGACAAGTTTCGCGAGGGCATGCCCGGTGCCACGCGAACCGATGCGGCCGCGACCACCACGCTGCTGATGAGCGCGGTCCTCGGTTTCAATCTGCTGCGGCCGTTCCTGGCGCAGACGTCGGGCTGGACGGCCAAGACCGACACCGTACTGCGCGATCAGCTGGTGCGTGCCATGGGCGCACTGGCACGTCCTCGAGGCCCGTCCTCCAGCTAG
- a CDS encoding gamma-glutamyl-gamma-aminobutyrate hydrolase family protein (Members of this family of hydrolases with an active site Cys residue belong to MEROPS family C26.): MSGRRTVVGVTVNIDRAGRWRTGREYVYIARDYARALRSVGAAPVLLSPDIDPDEAFRICDALVISGGGDVPAELWGEEEDENEATLEDAERMSWELALLERFVDARRRVLGVCYGMQLLNVCFGGTLVQDVRTSNPRALDHGGGDKITNHAIAIEPGTMLSTLLGESAMVSSCHHQAIARVGDPFRVSARSGDGIIEALEWEHVLGVEWHPEIDATAEAIYRFVVLPESVASPRRGE; this comes from the coding sequence GTGAGCGGCCGGCGTACCGTCGTCGGCGTCACCGTCAACATCGACCGCGCCGGCCGTTGGCGTACCGGCCGTGAGTACGTCTACATCGCACGCGACTACGCACGCGCGCTGCGTTCCGTCGGCGCCGCTCCGGTGCTGCTCAGCCCCGACATCGATCCCGATGAGGCCTTTCGCATCTGCGACGCACTCGTCATCTCCGGCGGCGGCGACGTTCCCGCCGAGCTGTGGGGCGAGGAAGAAGACGAGAACGAGGCCACGCTCGAAGACGCCGAGCGCATGAGCTGGGAGCTGGCGCTTCTCGAGCGCTTCGTCGACGCCCGCCGGCGTGTCCTCGGAGTCTGCTATGGGATGCAGCTCCTCAACGTGTGCTTCGGCGGAACGCTGGTGCAGGACGTGCGCACGAGCAATCCGCGGGCGCTCGACCACGGCGGCGGCGACAAGATCACCAACCACGCCATCGCCATCGAGCCGGGGACGATGCTTTCGACCCTGCTCGGCGAGAGCGCGATGGTTTCCTCCTGTCATCACCAGGCCATCGCCAGGGTCGGCGATCCCTTCCGTGTCAGCGCCCGCTCCGGCGACGGCATCATCGAGGCGCTCGAATGGGAGCACGTGCTCGGCGTGGAGTGGCATCCGGAGATCGACGCCACGGCCGAGGCGATCTACCGGTTCGTGGTTTTGCCGGAGTCGGTGGCGTCGCCTAGAAGAGGGGAATGA
- a CDS encoding outer membrane beta-barrel protein, with translation MMRKKSLASLICLSLLAGLTSLAHAGAYGEEEEIYESPRPAPAPRRQERVERRREVSDYARSGPYLQAGGVYAIENIDADVFVAGFPGPGVFGGEWDDSWGYNIRGGYRIGPWVAVEAQWEHYLDFDFDKADVPVAGVTSAGRDLESYILTANGKFYPLHGMVQPYALIGMGWHNAQMERSRFHDFDHDAFAFRFGLGADVYFTDMVGMAAEAGYVLPVTGELSDQDFEIIPISVNFFVRFM, from the coding sequence ATGATGAGGAAGAAATCGCTCGCATCCCTGATCTGCCTGTCATTGCTGGCGGGGCTGACGTCGCTCGCGCATGCCGGCGCCTACGGTGAGGAAGAAGAGATCTACGAGAGCCCACGTCCGGCGCCCGCGCCGCGCCGCCAGGAGCGGGTGGAGCGGCGCCGTGAGGTCTCCGACTACGCGCGCAGCGGGCCCTATCTGCAGGCCGGCGGTGTCTACGCCATCGAGAACATCGACGCCGATGTCTTCGTGGCAGGCTTCCCCGGCCCCGGCGTCTTCGGCGGTGAGTGGGACGACAGCTGGGGCTACAACATCCGCGGCGGCTACCGTATCGGTCCGTGGGTGGCAGTCGAGGCGCAGTGGGAGCACTACCTCGATTTCGACTTCGACAAGGCGGACGTTCCGGTCGCCGGCGTCACCAGCGCCGGCCGCGATCTCGAATCCTACATCCTGACCGCCAATGGCAAGTTCTACCCGCTGCACGGAATGGTGCAGCCGTACGCGCTCATCGGCATGGGCTGGCACAACGCGCAGATGGAGCGCAGCCGGTTCCATGACTTCGACCACGATGCCTTCGCGTTTCGCTTCGGCCTCGGCGCGGACGTGTACTTCACGGACATGGTCGGCATGGCGGCCGAGGCTGGGTACGTGCTGCCGGTGACGGGAGAGCTGTCGGATCAGGACTTCGAGATCATTCCGATCAGCGTCAATTTCTTCGTACGGTTCATGTAG
- a CDS encoding MaoC/PaaZ C-terminal domain-containing protein yields MSIDVNRVLGQKLADMPFDWKERDIILYALGLGVGVGESPVSDNVLRYTYENQLKVIPTWGVIPAFPALTGVLSVPGFEINPMMILHGEQSTEILCDEVPTRAETVTSATVTGIYDKGKGALVTLEAVTNEKSGRPLFRNEFGIFVRGEGGFGGPSGPAAGNEAPSRPADEVREYPTLQHQAIIYRLSGDYNPLHIDPQFAAFGGFERPILHGMCTYGNVGRAIIDAYCDGDPTRFRSIKARFSAPVMPGETIVVEMWKESDTDILCEAKVKERGLAVVKNARATIR; encoded by the coding sequence ATGTCGATCGACGTCAACAGAGTGCTGGGGCAGAAGCTGGCCGACATGCCCTTCGACTGGAAGGAGCGCGACATCATTCTCTACGCGCTCGGGCTCGGCGTGGGCGTGGGCGAGTCGCCGGTCAGCGACAACGTCCTGCGCTACACGTACGAGAACCAATTGAAGGTCATTCCGACCTGGGGCGTCATCCCCGCCTTTCCTGCGCTGACCGGGGTGCTGTCGGTGCCGGGCTTCGAGATCAATCCGATGATGATCCTGCACGGCGAGCAGTCCACCGAGATCCTCTGCGACGAGGTGCCGACGCGCGCCGAGACCGTCACCTCGGCCACCGTCACCGGCATCTACGACAAGGGCAAGGGCGCGCTGGTGACGCTCGAGGCCGTGACGAACGAGAAGAGCGGCAGGCCGCTGTTCCGCAACGAGTTCGGCATCTTCGTGCGCGGCGAAGGCGGCTTCGGCGGCCCCTCCGGTCCGGCGGCGGGCAATGAGGCGCCGTCGCGGCCAGCCGACGAGGTGCGCGAGTATCCGACGCTGCAGCACCAGGCCATCATCTATCGCCTCAGCGGCGACTATAATCCGCTGCACATCGACCCTCAGTTCGCCGCATTCGGCGGCTTCGAGCGCCCCATCCTGCACGGCATGTGCACGTACGGAAACGTCGGGCGCGCCATCATCGACGCCTACTGCGACGGCGACCCCACGCGCTTCCGTTCCATCAAGGCGCGGTTCTCGGCGCCGGTGATGCCGGGCGAGACGATCGTCGTGGAGATGTGGAAGGAGTCGGACACCGACATCCTGTGCGAGGCCAAGGTGAAGGAGCGCGGGCTGGCGGTGGTCAAGAACGCTCGCGCGACGATCCGGTAA
- a CDS encoding outer membrane beta-barrel protein: MKKRAWVFGSSLLGLALVLAARAQAADDIVVEGAPAGGVAVEGAAPGDPATGEKKAEEPEAKQRGFYAGGGVGWAFWEAEDNSDAYDPSFTVDDVGDDSDFLWTAFGGYRIAEWGGLEVGYTDLGGFSITDEDAGGVIGDEDDADVEANGIEARIRVWHDLGTPWVAGIGGIGVFIYDSDQDVSCRSAGVGTDCGLVGRSGRALSPREDSGEALTVSAGLQFRVHRNVLIRTEWQRYFDVLDQAVDTVQATVVVGFYDFFGQGEISGGGDFGGIIVE, encoded by the coding sequence ATGAAGAAGAGGGCATGGGTTTTCGGCTCGTCGCTTCTTGGGCTGGCGCTCGTGTTGGCAGCGCGGGCCCAGGCCGCCGACGACATCGTCGTCGAAGGAGCGCCGGCCGGCGGCGTGGCCGTCGAAGGAGCAGCGCCAGGTGATCCCGCCACCGGCGAGAAGAAGGCCGAAGAGCCGGAGGCCAAGCAGAGAGGCTTCTACGCCGGCGGCGGCGTTGGCTGGGCGTTCTGGGAAGCCGAAGACAATTCCGACGCGTACGATCCGAGCTTCACCGTCGACGACGTCGGCGACGACAGCGACTTCCTCTGGACCGCCTTCGGCGGCTACCGCATCGCGGAATGGGGCGGCCTCGAAGTCGGCTACACTGATCTCGGCGGCTTCAGCATCACCGATGAGGACGCCGGCGGCGTCATCGGCGACGAGGACGACGCCGACGTGGAGGCCAACGGCATCGAGGCTCGCATCCGTGTGTGGCACGACCTCGGCACACCGTGGGTTGCCGGCATCGGCGGCATCGGCGTGTTCATCTACGACAGCGATCAGGACGTCAGCTGCCGCAGCGCCGGCGTCGGCACCGACTGCGGTCTGGTCGGCCGCAGCGGCCGTGCACTTTCGCCGCGCGAGGACAGCGGCGAGGCGCTGACGGTCAGCGCCGGCCTGCAGTTCCGCGTGCACCGCAACGTGCTGATCCGCACCGAATGGCAGCGCTATTTCGATGTGCTCGATCAGGCGGTCGACACGGTGCAGGCCACCGTGGTCGTAGGCTTCTACGACTTCTTCGGACAGGGAGAGATCAGCGGCGGCGGCGACTTCGGCGGCATCATCGTCGAGTAG
- a CDS encoding outer membrane beta-barrel protein: protein MNKKFASLFCATLMVGSASLAFAGAYGEREEPTEMPAPAPAPRPAPERTEVEEEFRAGPYFGVGGLYAIEFFDIPRRNGGAPYVVPRDDDETYDNSWGYKAYAGYRVAPMFAVEAMWEHFLNFRSDEGPGPDRGADQYAWMLSVSGKFFPIQGNIEPYIGFGAGWEYTDAKDQQNPVFGVPRGFNGDALALRPAVGVDFYFTDNVGMNLDVAYIWPVWGDPSSRDIDILPFSLSAFFRF, encoded by the coding sequence ATGAACAAAAAATTCGCCTCGTTGTTTTGTGCCACCTTGATGGTCGGCTCCGCTTCGTTGGCGTTCGCCGGCGCGTACGGTGAGCGCGAGGAGCCGACGGAAATGCCGGCACCCGCGCCGGCACCGCGTCCTGCGCCGGAGCGTACCGAGGTCGAGGAAGAGTTCCGTGCCGGCCCGTACTTCGGCGTCGGCGGTCTCTACGCCATCGAGTTCTTCGACATTCCTCGCCGCAACGGCGGAGCTCCTTATGTCGTTCCGCGAGACGACGACGAGACTTACGACAACAGCTGGGGCTACAAGGCCTATGCCGGATATCGGGTCGCTCCGATGTTCGCCGTCGAGGCGATGTGGGAGCATTTCCTGAACTTCCGCAGCGATGAGGGTCCGGGGCCCGACAGGGGCGCCGATCAGTACGCCTGGATGCTCAGCGTCAGCGGAAAGTTCTTCCCGATCCAAGGGAATATCGAGCCGTACATCGGCTTCGGCGCGGGCTGGGAGTACACGGATGCGAAGGACCAGCAGAATCCGGTGTTCGGTGTGCCGCGTGGCTTCAACGGCGACGCTCTGGCTCTTCGGCCGGCGGTCGGCGTCGACTTCTACTTCACCGACAACGTAGGTATGAATCTCGACGTCGCGTACATCTGGCCGGTATGGGGCGACCCATCGTCTCGCGACATCGACATCCTGCCGTTCAGCTTGAGCGCGTTCTTCCGCTTCTAG
- a CDS encoding outer membrane beta-barrel protein — MNRSLHLLTALALLSAAAQSFAGAYGQSGHAAGRSQPAKETSALYVETRVRIDDPARSGPYLQIGGAYGVEALDVDGYAADWQDSWGYDIRGGYRSHAMFATEVEWQHYLGFDGRPSSAAAGSGAEIEASMLSFNGKLYPMSGRVQPFLLTGVGWQNVEQRRGFEEDGLSLRFGAGVDVYVTSNVGVAVEGGYVWPVSSQLADAEEVNIIPVNASIFVRFM, encoded by the coding sequence ATGAATCGCTCGCTCCATCTGTTGACGGCGCTGGCGCTGCTGTCGGCCGCAGCGCAGTCATTCGCCGGTGCCTACGGCCAGAGCGGGCATGCAGCCGGCAGGTCGCAGCCTGCGAAGGAAACGAGCGCGCTTTACGTGGAGACGCGAGTCCGGATCGACGATCCCGCCAGGTCCGGGCCGTATCTGCAGATCGGCGGGGCGTATGGCGTCGAGGCCCTCGACGTCGACGGATACGCAGCGGATTGGCAGGACTCGTGGGGCTACGACATTCGCGGCGGCTACCGGTCGCACGCGATGTTCGCGACTGAGGTCGAATGGCAGCACTACCTCGGCTTCGACGGCCGCCCATCGAGCGCCGCTGCCGGCAGCGGCGCCGAGATCGAGGCGTCGATGCTCAGCTTCAACGGCAAGCTCTATCCGATGAGCGGCCGTGTTCAGCCGTTCCTGCTGACGGGCGTCGGATGGCAGAACGTCGAGCAGAGACGGGGCTTCGAAGAGGATGGACTGTCGCTGCGCTTCGGCGCGGGTGTGGATGTCTATGTAACCTCCAACGTCGGCGTGGCCGTCGAGGGAGGTTATGTGTGGCCGGTGAGCTCGCAGCTTGCCGATGCGGAAGAGGTCAACATAATCCCTGTGAATGCGAGCATATTCGTTCGCTTCATGTAG